The following coding sequences are from one bacterium SCSIO 12741 window:
- a CDS encoding putative phage abortive infection protein, with protein sequence MKFDLNEEAGIYRVAKWSVLLITLTWVLTPFIIEYTVISRGTFGDLFGSINALYSGLALAGIILTILLQRLELKNQQEELQLTRKELKLTRQVFEDQSKTLRMQRFENTFFQMLSVHQEIVKDLDENKLEINLFNHADRKHVAINGRDVFKHHYKLLVGNLKSNERFNEIYLEYYTVVKGDFGHYFRTLYRIIKFIDETEFVSKQDLNITADPPTHTESKKLWVANFKIRYHYTSMVRALLSDYELLWLFYNGLSENGREKFKPLMDRYSLLKNMPLEELHAEGFESNYTKRALGKSD encoded by the coding sequence GTGAAATTTGACCTGAACGAAGAAGCTGGAATTTACCGTGTGGCCAAATGGTCTGTATTGCTCATTACCCTGACCTGGGTACTCACCCCCTTTATCATTGAATATACCGTTATTAGCAGAGGAACTTTTGGCGACCTCTTTGGCTCCATAAATGCGCTGTATTCCGGATTGGCTCTGGCCGGGATTATCCTAACCATACTCCTGCAACGGCTGGAACTGAAGAATCAGCAGGAAGAACTTCAGCTTACCCGAAAAGAGCTAAAACTAACTCGACAAGTATTTGAGGATCAAAGTAAAACATTGCGAATGCAGCGATTCGAAAACACCTTCTTTCAAATGCTTAGTGTACATCAGGAGATTGTAAAAGATTTAGATGAAAACAAACTCGAAATAAACCTTTTCAATCATGCTGATAGGAAACATGTCGCCATAAATGGAAGGGATGTATTCAAACATCACTATAAATTGCTGGTCGGCAACCTAAAATCGAATGAGAGATTCAATGAAATTTATCTTGAATATTATACCGTGGTAAAAGGCGATTTCGGCCACTACTTCCGCACTCTTTACCGAATCATCAAATTCATTGATGAAACCGAATTCGTTTCCAAACAAGATTTGAATATTACCGCAGATCCTCCTACCCACACGGAAAGCAAAAAACTTTGGGTCGCCAATTTCAAAATCCGCTACCACTACACTTCCATGGTTAGAGCACTACTTTCCGACTATGAATTGCTCTGGCTCTTTTACAATGGTTTATCCGAAAACGGAAGGGAAAAGTTCAAGCCCCTAATGGATCGCTACTCGCTCCTTAAAAACATGCCTCTGGAAGAGTTGCATGCCGAAGGATTTGAGTCAAACTACACCAAACGGGCCTTGGGAAAAAGCGACTAA